One window from the genome of Corynebacterium sp. SCR221107 encodes:
- a CDS encoding tyrosine-type recombinase/integrase produces MAPRKFGTVRQTGEGKWSARYQYAGKKYSSPEPFLKESHAAAWLEKERGLIRDGDWTPPSDRAEAKKVATLTVAELVDLWLQGDFKESTVQSHRRKLNSRVLRESFDGFDSLADVPVVEVDRKRIQLWWSQVITCWPEQKSTNSSAYKRLHTAFEHAVHELEIISDNPVKVKGASRVPRSQNRDRPLISLAEAKALAENTSPRLRVGVLVLLWSGLRIGELLELRRKDLVGLAKKDEPVTVKVRRNVQRMTDTVTKKQVMVSLSTPKTEAGNRDIVLPSSVSEALREHAREFMASGAEALVITTQTGAQMMDTNFRNRFNRAAELAGRPDITPHDCRRFYSTRLVSPDHESGRGAPVSLEEARRLMGHETIEQLMEYQRAADGYENRAAEALEEALTRAGSEKDD; encoded by the coding sequence ATGGCACCCCGGAAATTCGGCACCGTGCGACAGACCGGCGAAGGCAAGTGGTCAGCCCGGTATCAGTACGCGGGCAAGAAGTACTCCAGCCCGGAACCGTTCCTCAAGGAGAGCCACGCTGCCGCCTGGCTGGAGAAGGAGCGGGGGTTAATCCGCGATGGAGACTGGACCCCGCCGTCTGACCGTGCGGAGGCGAAGAAGGTAGCCACCCTGACTGTGGCTGAGTTGGTGGACCTCTGGTTGCAGGGTGATTTCAAAGAGTCCACGGTTCAGAGTCACCGCCGTAAATTGAACTCCCGCGTGCTGAGGGAGAGTTTCGACGGTTTCGACTCGCTGGCGGACGTTCCGGTGGTCGAGGTGGACCGGAAGCGGATTCAGTTGTGGTGGTCTCAGGTCATCACCTGTTGGCCTGAACAGAAGTCCACGAACTCCAGCGCCTATAAGAGGCTGCATACCGCGTTTGAACACGCGGTTCACGAGTTGGAGATCATCTCCGACAACCCGGTCAAGGTGAAGGGTGCGAGTCGAGTACCGCGCTCACAGAACCGGGATAGGCCGTTGATCTCGCTGGCGGAAGCGAAGGCGCTGGCGGAAAACACCTCGCCCCGGCTGCGGGTGGGGGTCCTGGTGCTGCTGTGGTCGGGTCTGCGTATCGGTGAGTTGCTGGAGCTGCGGAGGAAAGATCTCGTCGGTCTGGCGAAGAAGGATGAGCCGGTCACGGTCAAGGTTCGCCGCAATGTCCAGCGGATGACCGACACTGTGACGAAAAAGCAGGTGATGGTTTCCCTGTCCACTCCGAAGACGGAGGCAGGTAACCGGGACATTGTTCTACCGTCCAGCGTCTCAGAAGCGCTGCGGGAGCACGCGCGGGAGTTCATGGCCTCCGGCGCTGAAGCCCTGGTGATTACTACGCAGACCGGAGCACAGATGATGGATACCAACTTTCGTAACCGATTCAACCGAGCGGCTGAGTTGGCCGGTAGGCCGGACATCACCCCGCACGACTGCCGGAGGTTCTACAGCACCCGCTTAGTCTCCCCGGACCACGAGAGCGGGCGAGGTGCCCCAGTGTCGCTGGAAGAAGCGCGGCGGCTCATGGGTCACGAGACGATCGAGCAACTGATGGAATACCAGAGAGCGGCAGACGGCTATGAAAACCGCGCTGCGGAGGCTCTGGAAGAAGCACTAACCCGCGCTGGGAGCGAAAAAGATGACTGA
- a CDS encoding helix-turn-helix domain-containing protein gives MSDVVSDVLDEPWVSVKTAADHFELSTRTVERMIAAGKVPVLRIGRANRVRLSDVLSAGQLIPAVAQ, from the coding sequence GTGTCTGACGTGGTTTCTGACGTTTTAGATGAGCCGTGGGTCAGTGTGAAAACTGCCGCTGACCACTTTGAACTGTCTACCCGCACCGTTGAGCGCATGATCGCCGCTGGCAAGGTGCCGGTCTTGAGAATCGGTCGCGCTAATCGTGTGCGGCTCTCAGACGTGCTTTCCGCTGGTCAATTGATCCCTGCGGTCGCTCAATAA
- a CDS encoding helix-turn-helix domain-containing protein, whose protein sequence is MNIDQPMYTTNELADLLGMRPQSITNWRSRGKGPNFVYLGDGPRPAVRYTREAIEEFLKERK, encoded by the coding sequence ATGAATATAGATCAACCTATGTATACGACTAATGAGTTGGCGGACCTGCTGGGTATGCGGCCCCAATCAATCACCAACTGGCGTAGCCGTGGCAAAGGCCCGAATTTCGTCTATCTCGGAGACGGCCCGCGCCCTGCGGTCCGCTACACCCGAGAGGCCATCGAAGAGTTCCTGAAGGAGCGCAAGTGA
- a CDS encoding helix-turn-helix transcriptional regulator produces the protein MTTNRMLTAAQAAERIGVTTRTLFTYRKEGTGPTYVRYSAKTVKYPENELNEWIAARTVKAGGGF, from the coding sequence ATGACCACGAACAGGATGCTCACGGCAGCACAGGCTGCGGAGCGCATAGGAGTTACCACCCGCACGCTGTTCACCTATCGGAAGGAAGGCACCGGACCTACCTATGTGCGCTACAGCGCCAAGACCGTCAAGTACCCGGAGAACGAACTGAACGAGTGGATCGCCGCCCGCACCGTGAAGGCGGGGGGTGGGTTCTAA